One window from the genome of Candidatus Eisenbacteria bacterium encodes:
- a CDS encoding pirin family protein: protein MSIRPVRRILESQPTLEGAGVKLRRAFGFGDTDQTDPFLLFDDFRNERPVDYIAGFPWHPHRGIETITYVLSGTVTHADSLGNAGALGAGDVQWMTAGRGILHQEMPQGDTNGRMHGFQLWANLPSNLKMTAPRYQDVPSKDVAEVTDDDGTRVRVIIGDFWGKRGPVEGIAADPQYLDVWVPPGRRKTLPIDTRRNAFAYVFEGDGEFRDASEPMGVLTDAGGPVETLVRHKAGNRSLVMFGPGDEVVVRAGEHGIRFLLCSGRPLEEPVAWWGPIVMNTAQEIRTAQAELRSGTFIKDGNPPGGEPAGN from the coding sequence ATGTCCATTCGTCCCGTCCGCAGGATCCTGGAGTCCCAGCCGACCCTGGAAGGCGCCGGCGTGAAGCTGCGCCGTGCGTTCGGCTTCGGCGATACCGACCAGACGGACCCGTTCCTGCTCTTCGACGATTTCCGCAACGAGCGCCCGGTGGACTACATCGCCGGCTTCCCGTGGCACCCGCACCGGGGCATCGAGACGATCACCTACGTGCTGTCGGGGACCGTCACGCACGCGGACAGCCTCGGCAACGCGGGCGCCCTCGGAGCCGGCGATGTCCAGTGGATGACCGCCGGGCGCGGCATCCTGCACCAGGAGATGCCGCAGGGCGACACGAACGGGCGCATGCACGGCTTCCAGTTGTGGGCGAATCTGCCCTCGAACCTCAAGATGACCGCGCCGCGCTACCAGGACGTGCCGTCGAAGGACGTCGCCGAGGTGACGGACGACGACGGCACGCGGGTGCGCGTCATCATCGGCGATTTCTGGGGCAAGCGGGGCCCGGTCGAGGGCATCGCGGCCGATCCGCAGTACCTGGACGTCTGGGTGCCGCCGGGCCGGCGCAAGACTCTGCCCATCGACACGCGGCGGAACGCGTTCGCGTACGTCTTCGAAGGCGACGGCGAGTTCCGGGACGCTTCGGAGCCGATGGGTGTCCTGACCGACGCCGGCGGACCGGTGGAGACGCTGGTCCGGCACAAGGCCGGCAATCGTTCGCTCGTGATGTTCGGCCCCGGCGACGAGGTCGTGGTGCGCGCCGGCGAGCACGGCATCCGCTTCCTGCTCTGCTCGGGCCGGCCGCTCGAGGAGCCGGTGGCCTGGTGGGGACCGATCGTGATGAACACCGCGCAGGAAATCCGCACGGCGCAGGCCGAACTGCGCAGCGGCACGTTCATCAAGGACGGGAACCCGCCGGGCGGGGAACCGGCCGGCAACTGA
- a CDS encoding MoaD/ThiS family protein gives MSITVQLPGMLRQCCGGVTRLTLTADTVRATLVLLERTQPELHRNLCDETGAVRRHINVFVNSANTRDLATGLDTELSPGDVVTILPAVSGG, from the coding sequence ATGTCCATCACCGTCCAGCTTCCGGGAATGCTGCGCCAGTGTTGCGGCGGCGTCACGCGACTGACGCTCACGGCCGACACCGTTCGGGCGACGCTCGTGCTGCTCGAAAGAACGCAGCCCGAACTGCACCGCAACCTCTGCGACGAAACCGGCGCGGTGCGCCGGCACATCAACGTGTTCGTCAACTCGGCCAACACGCGGGACCTGGCGACAGGTCTCGACACCGAACTCTCCCCGGGGGACGTCGTCACCATCCTTCCCGCGGTCTCAGGAGGCTAG
- a CDS encoding HupE/UreJ family protein: MNLFAILGLGLLLGLRHAADADHVVAVTTIAARERRVLPALWLGVVWGAGHTLTLFAVGAGIILFNWVVPPRLGLALEFCVALALITVGLLNLGRRRRADPGLGDAASRPPARRAFVVGLVHGLAGSAAVALLVLATVRDPLWACGYLLVFGAGTLLGMSLITTGFALPVATVARRWGGAARLIHVATGVLSLAFGLWMAWQIGFGDGLFLATPKWTAH; the protein is encoded by the coding sequence ATGAACCTGTTCGCGATCCTCGGCCTGGGCCTGCTGCTCGGGCTGCGCCACGCCGCCGACGCCGATCACGTCGTCGCCGTCACCACGATCGCCGCGCGCGAGCGGCGCGTGCTGCCGGCGCTGTGGCTGGGCGTCGTGTGGGGCGCCGGCCACACGCTGACGCTGTTCGCCGTGGGCGCCGGCATCATCCTGTTCAACTGGGTCGTGCCGCCTCGCCTGGGATTGGCGCTCGAGTTCTGCGTCGCGCTCGCGCTCATCACCGTGGGGCTTCTGAACCTGGGCCGGCGCCGACGCGCCGATCCGGGTCTCGGCGATGCGGCCTCGCGTCCGCCGGCGCGGCGCGCGTTCGTGGTCGGACTGGTGCACGGACTGGCCGGCAGCGCGGCGGTGGCGCTGCTCGTGCTGGCCACGGTCCGCGATCCGCTGTGGGCGTGCGGCTACCTGCTGGTGTTCGGCGCCGGCACGCTGCTCGGCATGTCGCTCATCACGACCGGTTTCGCGCTCCCCGTCGCGACCGTCGCCCGGCGCTGGGGTGGAGCGGCGCGGCTCATCCACGTGGCGACGGGCGTCCTGTCGCTCGCGTTCGGGCTGTGGATGGCCTGGCAGATCGGTTTCGGCGACGGGCTGTTCCTCGCCACCCCGAAGTGGACGGCGCACTGA
- a CDS encoding ABC-F family ATP-binding cassette domain-containing protein, whose translation MIAFNGVSKQYGRQVLFVEGTFQIDPGQKVGLVGPNGAGKTTVFRLILGEESPDEGDVTVPKRLSLGYYRQDMGEMSGRSVLDEAIAGSGRLGELHHELEALQDALADPERADEMEKLLERFGHVQDEYERGGGYDLESRARVILHALGFEDAQVDGEVGALSGGWKMRVGLARILLGRPDVLLLDEPTNHLDIESILWLESFVRDYPGTVVMTCHDKDFMNRIVDRILEIDGGEFTSYTGDYDFYVRQREIATANREAAYARQQAMLARERRFIERFQAHAAKAAQVQSRVKKLEKIEVVELPRTRKVVEFRFRTPPRSGEDVLQMKGVRKAYGERVVYDDFEFTVRRTERWCVMGRNGAGKSTLLKLVAGRTEPDAGTIRLGANLRVGYFAQQALDLLDPSLSVFEQIQRDFPLESQGALRNLLGAFQFSGSDVDKPVRVLSGGEKSRLVLARMLFDPPNFLILDEPTNHLDLETKEMLVAALSDFEGTMLFVSHDRTFLRGLSNRVLELRPGDGADVPAQPPFPYPGSYAEYVERTGSEAAGVHR comes from the coding sequence ATGATCGCGTTCAACGGCGTCTCCAAGCAGTACGGCAGGCAGGTCCTGTTCGTCGAAGGCACCTTCCAGATCGACCCCGGCCAGAAGGTCGGACTGGTCGGCCCCAACGGCGCCGGCAAGACCACCGTGTTCCGCCTGATCCTAGGCGAGGAGTCGCCCGACGAGGGCGACGTCACGGTGCCGAAGCGCCTGTCGCTCGGCTACTACCGGCAGGACATGGGCGAGATGTCCGGCCGCTCGGTGCTCGACGAAGCCATCGCCGGCAGCGGCCGGCTCGGTGAACTCCATCACGAGCTCGAAGCCCTGCAGGACGCGCTCGCCGACCCCGAGCGCGCGGACGAGATGGAGAAGCTGCTCGAACGCTTCGGCCACGTTCAAGACGAGTACGAGCGCGGCGGCGGCTACGATCTGGAGTCGCGAGCACGCGTGATCCTGCACGCCCTCGGGTTCGAGGACGCGCAGGTGGACGGCGAGGTCGGCGCTCTCTCGGGCGGCTGGAAGATGCGCGTCGGACTCGCCCGCATCCTGCTCGGGCGGCCCGACGTGCTGCTGCTCGACGAGCCCACGAACCACCTCGACATCGAATCCATCCTGTGGCTCGAGTCGTTCGTGCGCGACTACCCCGGCACCGTCGTCATGACCTGCCACGACAAGGATTTCATGAACCGGATCGTGGACCGCATCCTCGAGATCGACGGCGGCGAGTTCACGAGCTACACCGGCGACTACGACTTCTACGTCCGACAGCGCGAGATCGCCACCGCCAACCGCGAGGCCGCCTACGCGCGCCAGCAGGCCATGCTCGCCAGGGAGAGGCGCTTCATCGAGCGCTTCCAGGCGCACGCCGCCAAGGCCGCGCAGGTGCAGAGCCGCGTGAAGAAGCTGGAGAAGATCGAGGTCGTCGAGTTGCCGCGCACGCGCAAGGTCGTGGAGTTCCGCTTCCGCACGCCGCCGCGCTCGGGCGAGGACGTGCTGCAGATGAAGGGCGTGCGCAAGGCCTACGGCGAGCGCGTCGTGTACGACGACTTCGAGTTCACCGTGCGGCGCACCGAGCGCTGGTGCGTGATGGGCCGGAACGGCGCTGGCAAGTCCACGCTGCTCAAGCTGGTCGCCGGCCGGACCGAGCCCGACGCCGGCACCATCCGGCTCGGCGCCAACCTCAGGGTCGGCTACTTCGCGCAGCAGGCGCTCGACCTGCTCGACCCTTCGCTCAGCGTCTTCGAACAGATCCAGCGGGACTTTCCGCTCGAGAGCCAGGGCGCGCTGCGCAACCTGCTCGGCGCGTTCCAGTTCTCGGGCAGCGACGTGGACAAACCCGTCCGCGTGCTCTCGGGCGGCGAGAAGTCCCGGCTCGTGCTCGCGCGCATGCTGTTCGACCCGCCCAACTTCCTGATTCTCGACGAGCCGACGAACCACCTGGACCTCGAGACCAAAGAGATGCTGGTCGCCGCGCTCTCGGACTTCGAAGGCACGATGCTGTTCGTGAGCCACGACCGCACGTTCCTGCGCGGACTGTCGAACCGGGTGCTCGAGCTGCGCCCGGGCGACGGCGCCGACGTCCCCGCGCAGCCGCCGTTCCCCTACCCCGGCTCGTACGCGGAGTACGTCGAGCGCACGGGCAGCGAGGCGGCGGGGGTGCATCGGTAG
- a CDS encoding glycosyl hydrolase: MTIVLPLVAALLMLAPPPSSAAPAKSAAISPDAYGSRQLAALQWRNIGPFRGGRVTAVAGVVGQRNVYYFGGTGGGVWKSTDSGNDWSNVSDGQLGTGSVGAVSVAPSDPNVVWVGMGEGCIRGNVSHGDGVYRSTDAGRTWTHLGLADTRQIGRIAVDPRDPDVAYVAALGHTFGPNRERGVFRTRDGGVTWKNVLFVNDSTGAIDVSLDPLNPRILYAATWQVYRTPWSLSSGGAGSGLWKSTDAGESWTRLAAEGLPKGVWGRVGVSASGAQAGRVFAVIEADAGGVFRSDDWGRTWRRTNESRDLRQRAWYYTHVFADPKNADVVWVLNVGCMRSRDGGVTFQRVGTPHGDNHDLWLDPADPQRLIEGNDGGACVSNDGGLSWTSLENQPTAQFYRVTTDDAFPYRVYGAQQDNSTVGIASRTAGFGIGRTDWYDVGGGESGWIAPKPGEPGIVYAGSYNGLLTRVDRRSEQERDVNPYPDNPMGWGAEGAKYRFQWSFPIVISPHDPNTVYAASNVLHRSTNEGQSWEVISPDLTRNDPAKLVSSGGPVTQDNTSVEYFCTIFAFAESKLEKGVLWAGSDDGLVHVSRDAGRNWRKVTPPGLPEWATINSIDVGTHASGTAYVAAHRYRLDDFKPYAYVTHDYGRTWRSVAGDLPADGGFVRVVREDPVREGLLYAGTETGLWFSVDEGAHWRPLRVNRPGLIADLAKPDGEARGALPLVPITDLVVKDDALVVATQGRSFWILDDLGPLRQASVKSAAAGAWLFTPTPAYLYGGGGGFGARGNLGGNPPAGATFYYRLAAEPREKQEITLEVLDSDRKLVRKYSNLDDPDADPSGSPGGGEGMPFAFGGARKLPAKAGLNRFTWDLRGAEASRFKGLILWGGGLQGPRVAPGAYQARFTANGQAQVVNFEVRKDPRVAATQADYQSRYDLHARIRDKLTETHDAITRLREVREQIRAVADRAKAAGRDTTVAAAANALTKKLTAAEEALYQTRNKSSQDPLNYPVRLNNKLSQLTDTVDGADAPPTDQAAAVYADVAARIDEQLAVIREALGPGLDAFNKLVRDRELPAVFVREKQGGKPAPPPIP; encoded by the coding sequence ATGACGATCGTCCTGCCCCTTGTCGCCGCGCTGCTGATGCTGGCTCCGCCTCCGAGTTCCGCCGCGCCGGCGAAGAGCGCCGCGATCAGCCCCGACGCCTACGGCTCGCGACAGCTCGCGGCGCTGCAGTGGCGCAACATCGGACCGTTCCGCGGCGGGCGCGTGACCGCGGTCGCCGGAGTCGTCGGGCAGCGGAACGTCTACTACTTCGGCGGCACCGGCGGCGGCGTCTGGAAGAGCACCGACAGCGGCAACGACTGGAGCAACGTCTCCGACGGACAGCTCGGCACGGGCTCGGTCGGCGCGGTCTCCGTCGCCCCCTCGGACCCCAACGTCGTCTGGGTCGGAATGGGCGAAGGCTGCATCCGCGGCAATGTCTCGCACGGCGACGGTGTGTACCGCTCGACCGACGCCGGCCGCACGTGGACGCACCTCGGACTCGCCGACACGCGCCAGATCGGGCGCATCGCCGTGGACCCTCGCGACCCGGACGTCGCGTACGTCGCCGCCCTCGGCCACACGTTCGGTCCCAATCGCGAGCGCGGAGTCTTCCGCACGCGCGATGGCGGCGTGACGTGGAAGAACGTGCTGTTCGTGAACGACAGCACCGGAGCGATCGACGTGAGCCTCGATCCGCTCAACCCGCGAATCCTCTACGCGGCGACCTGGCAGGTCTATCGCACGCCGTGGAGCCTCTCGAGCGGAGGGGCCGGCAGCGGCCTGTGGAAGTCCACCGACGCGGGCGAGTCGTGGACACGCCTCGCGGCCGAAGGCCTGCCGAAGGGGGTCTGGGGCCGGGTGGGCGTCAGCGCCTCCGGCGCGCAGGCCGGCCGCGTCTTCGCGGTCATCGAAGCCGACGCCGGCGGCGTGTTCCGCTCCGACGACTGGGGTCGCACCTGGCGGCGTACGAACGAGTCGCGCGACCTGCGCCAGCGCGCCTGGTACTACACGCACGTCTTCGCCGATCCGAAGAACGCCGACGTCGTGTGGGTGCTGAACGTGGGCTGCATGCGCTCGCGCGATGGCGGCGTGACCTTCCAGCGCGTCGGCACGCCGCACGGGGACAACCACGACCTGTGGCTGGACCCCGCCGACCCGCAGCGCCTGATCGAGGGCAACGACGGCGGAGCCTGCGTCTCGAACGACGGCGGGTTGTCGTGGACTTCGCTCGAGAACCAGCCGACCGCGCAGTTCTACCGCGTGACCACCGACGACGCGTTCCCGTACCGCGTCTACGGCGCGCAGCAGGACAACTCGACGGTCGGCATCGCCAGCCGCACGGCCGGCTTCGGCATCGGCCGCACCGACTGGTACGACGTGGGCGGCGGAGAGAGCGGCTGGATCGCGCCCAAGCCCGGCGAGCCCGGGATCGTCTACGCCGGTTCGTACAACGGTCTGCTCACGCGCGTGGATCGCCGCAGCGAACAGGAGCGCGACGTCAACCCGTACCCCGACAACCCGATGGGCTGGGGCGCCGAGGGCGCGAAGTACCGCTTCCAGTGGTCGTTTCCGATCGTCATCTCGCCGCACGACCCGAACACCGTCTATGCCGCCTCCAACGTGTTGCACCGCTCGACTAACGAAGGCCAGAGCTGGGAGGTCATCAGCCCCGACCTGACGCGCAATGATCCCGCGAAGCTCGTCTCCTCGGGCGGGCCCGTCACGCAGGACAACACCAGCGTCGAGTACTTCTGCACGATCTTCGCGTTCGCCGAATCGAAGCTCGAAAAGGGCGTGCTGTGGGCCGGATCGGACGACGGCCTCGTGCACGTCTCGCGTGACGCGGGCCGGAACTGGCGGAAGGTGACGCCGCCGGGGCTTCCCGAGTGGGCGACCATCAACAGCATCGACGTCGGCACGCACGCTTCCGGCACCGCCTACGTCGCGGCGCACCGCTACCGCCTGGACGACTTCAAACCCTACGCGTACGTGACGCACGACTACGGCCGCACCTGGCGTTCCGTCGCCGGCGACCTGCCCGCGGACGGCGGCTTCGTGCGCGTCGTGCGCGAGGACCCGGTGCGCGAGGGGCTGCTCTACGCCGGAACCGAGACGGGCCTGTGGTTCTCGGTGGACGAGGGCGCCCACTGGCGGCCACTGCGCGTCAACCGTCCGGGCCTGATCGCGGACCTCGCGAAGCCGGACGGCGAGGCACGCGGCGCGCTGCCGCTGGTGCCGATCACCGACCTGGTGGTCAAGGACGACGCGCTGGTCGTCGCCACGCAGGGCCGATCGTTCTGGATTCTCGACGACCTCGGACCACTGCGTCAGGCGAGCGTGAAGTCGGCGGCCGCGGGGGCATGGCTGTTCACGCCCACGCCCGCGTACCTGTACGGCGGGGGCGGCGGCTTCGGCGCCCGGGGCAACCTGGGGGGGAACCCGCCGGCCGGCGCCACCTTCTACTACCGGCTCGCCGCCGAGCCGAGGGAGAAGCAGGAAATCACGCTCGAGGTTCTCGACTCCGACCGGAAGCTCGTGCGGAAGTACTCGAACCTCGACGATCCCGACGCCGACCCCTCCGGGTCGCCGGGCGGCGGCGAAGGCATGCCCTTCGCGTTCGGCGGCGCCCGCAAGCTGCCGGCGAAGGCCGGGCTCAACCGGTTCACCTGGGATCTGCGCGGCGCCGAGGCCTCGCGTTTCAAGGGACTGATCCTGTGGGGCGGCGGCCTGCAGGGTCCACGCGTCGCGCCCGGCGCGTATCAGGCCAGGTTCACCGCCAATGGTCAGGCCCAGGTCGTGAACTTCGAAGTCCGCAAAGACCCGCGCGTCGCCGCGACGCAGGCCGACTACCAGAGCCGCTACGACTTGCACGCGCGCATCCGCGACAAGCTCACCGAGACGCACGACGCCATCACGCGCCTGCGCGAGGTGCGCGAACAGATCAGGGCCGTCGCCGACCGCGCGAAGGCCGCCGGCAGGGACACGACCGTCGCCGCCGCCGCCAACGCGCTGACGAAAAAGCTGACCGCCGCCGAAGAAGCGTTGTATCAGACCAGGAACAAGAGCAGCCAGGATCCGCTCAACTACCCGGTCCGGCTCAACAACAAGCTGAGCCAGCTGACGGACACCGTGGACGGCGCCGACGCGCCGCCCACCGACCAGGCTGCCGCCGTCTACGCCGACGTCGCCGCGCGCATTGACGAGCAGCTCGCCGTGATCCGCGAGGCGCTCGGCCCCGGACTCGACGCCTTCAACAAGCTGGTCCGGGACCGCGAGCTGCCCGCCGTGTTCGTCAGGGAGAAGCAGGGCGGGAAGCCGGCGCCGCCGCCGATTCCGTAG
- a CDS encoding exo-alpha-sialidase, protein MPERVVVTVGTKKGVFVAEAAKSRGRFELRGPFGPGVSVYSTLIDDRGSTRLFASSCNPFFGMKVLVSTNLGKSFKETKSAPAFPKDDGRALANIWALEPGEDRKELLAGVEPASLFRSGDGGDSWEMVEGISNHEHARQWHPGNGGLCMHTIVRDGNRLHLGISTGGHYLSEDGGGTFRAANDGVGAGFVPDPYPEFGQCVHKIVVAKGAPGRMYMQNHGGWSEWNGPGGPRPDIGVLRSDDHGHTWHSISKGLPTDFGFPVSVHPHDPDTVYVLPLEPMTRTCPGGSPGVWRSENGGGSWKKCAKGLPRKQSYFTVLRDGMDMDEHKNPALYFGTTTGQLWIGRDGGDEFECLFDSLPPINCVKVGIV, encoded by the coding sequence ATGCCGGAGCGCGTCGTCGTCACCGTCGGCACCAAGAAGGGCGTGTTCGTCGCGGAGGCGGCGAAGAGCCGCGGCCGGTTCGAGCTGCGGGGTCCGTTCGGGCCCGGGGTCAGCGTCTACTCGACGCTGATCGACGATCGCGGCTCCACCCGGCTTTTCGCCTCGAGCTGCAATCCGTTCTTCGGAATGAAGGTCCTGGTCTCGACGAACCTCGGCAAATCGTTCAAGGAGACGAAATCCGCGCCGGCGTTCCCCAAGGACGACGGCCGCGCGCTCGCCAACATCTGGGCGCTCGAACCGGGCGAGGACAGGAAGGAGCTGCTCGCCGGCGTCGAACCCGCGTCGCTCTTCCGCAGCGGGGACGGCGGCGATTCGTGGGAGATGGTCGAGGGCATCAGCAACCACGAGCATGCGCGCCAGTGGCATCCGGGCAATGGCGGCCTGTGCATGCACACGATCGTGCGCGACGGCAACCGCCTGCACCTCGGCATCTCGACCGGCGGGCACTACCTGAGCGAGGACGGCGGCGGCACCTTCCGCGCGGCGAACGACGGCGTCGGCGCCGGCTTCGTGCCCGATCCTTACCCCGAGTTCGGACAGTGCGTGCACAAGATCGTCGTCGCGAAAGGCGCGCCCGGGCGCATGTACATGCAGAACCACGGCGGCTGGAGCGAGTGGAACGGGCCCGGCGGACCTCGGCCCGACATCGGCGTGCTGCGCAGCGACGACCACGGCCACACCTGGCACTCGATCTCGAAGGGCCTTCCGACCGACTTCGGCTTCCCCGTCTCGGTGCACCCGCACGACCCCGACACGGTCTACGTCCTGCCGCTCGAGCCCATGACCCGCACCTGCCCCGGCGGCAGCCCGGGCGTGTGGCGAAGCGAGAACGGCGGCGGTTCGTGGAAGAAGTGCGCGAAGGGACTGCCCAGGAAGCAGAGCTACTTCACGGTCCTGCGCGACGGCATGGACATGGACGAGCACAAGAACCCCGCCCTCTACTTCGGCACGACCACCGGCCAGCTGTGGATCGGCCGCGACGGCGGGGACGAGTTCGAGTGCCTGTTCGACTCGCTGCCGCCGATCAACTGCGTCAAGGTCGGCATCGTCTGA
- a CDS encoding MFS transporter yields the protein MPETPLNHSRPFLQRRTQNWLVLGLTYAAMYMARYNFPLANKALSDAYGWDKSQVGLIISTATLLYGISALFNGPIADRFGGRRAMLIGASGAFVFNTIFGLGAYLGVLGTGPLLLGFLATVWTLNMYFQSYSALALIKVNSGWFHVSERGVFSAIFGSMIQSGRFLVFLLLAAPFVAALPWQWMFFIPAAIVLVMVILTFLVVRDTPADAGLGPFDPQDATSGDTEKITFAYVARKVFTNPIAITIAVAEFCTGLVRGGFEQWFPRYMQEVQHLKLSDPIFQKNALAIVACGILGAFVAGFASDKLFQHRRPPVAFIGYLLQVVCLFVVWKAPSMGAVIAAFMVNSMAISMVHSMLSGTASMDFGGKRAAATAAGMFDGMQYVGQSFVGWGMGTLLDRFGWHAWGSSMIGFAALGGVLMLFLWNARPNPKAAAH from the coding sequence ATGCCGGAAACGCCCCTGAATCACTCGCGCCCCTTCCTGCAGCGCCGCACCCAGAACTGGCTGGTGCTGGGCCTCACCTACGCGGCCATGTACATGGCCCGGTACAACTTTCCGCTCGCGAACAAGGCGCTGTCGGACGCCTACGGCTGGGACAAGTCGCAGGTCGGCCTGATCATCTCGACCGCGACCCTCCTGTACGGCATCTCGGCGCTCTTCAACGGCCCGATCGCCGATCGCTTCGGCGGCCGCAGGGCGATGCTGATCGGCGCGAGCGGCGCGTTCGTCTTCAACACCATCTTCGGTCTCGGCGCGTACCTCGGCGTGCTCGGCACGGGCCCGCTGCTGCTCGGCTTCCTCGCCACGGTGTGGACGCTGAACATGTACTTCCAGTCGTACAGCGCGCTCGCGCTCATCAAGGTCAACAGCGGCTGGTTCCACGTCAGCGAGCGCGGGGTCTTCAGCGCCATCTTCGGCTCGATGATCCAGAGCGGGCGCTTCCTCGTCTTCCTGCTGCTGGCCGCGCCGTTCGTGGCCGCGCTGCCCTGGCAGTGGATGTTCTTCATCCCCGCCGCGATCGTCCTCGTCATGGTGATCCTGACGTTCCTGGTCGTGCGGGACACGCCCGCGGACGCCGGCCTTGGGCCGTTCGATCCGCAGGACGCGACCAGCGGCGACACCGAGAAGATCACCTTCGCCTACGTGGCCCGCAAGGTGTTCACGAACCCCATCGCCATCACGATCGCGGTCGCCGAGTTCTGCACGGGTCTCGTGCGCGGCGGCTTCGAGCAGTGGTTCCCGCGCTACATGCAGGAGGTCCAGCACCTCAAGCTGAGCGACCCGATCTTCCAGAAGAACGCGCTCGCCATCGTCGCGTGCGGAATCCTCGGCGCGTTCGTCGCCGGCTTCGCGTCCGACAAGCTGTTCCAGCACCGCCGCCCGCCGGTCGCGTTCATCGGCTACCTGCTCCAGGTCGTCTGCCTGTTCGTCGTCTGGAAGGCGCCGAGCATGGGCGCCGTCATCGCCGCGTTCATGGTCAACTCGATGGCCATCTCGATGGTGCACTCGATGCTCTCGGGCACCGCTTCGATGGACTTCGGCGGCAAGCGGGCCGCCGCCACCGCGGCCGGCATGTTCGACGGCATGCAGTACGTCGGGCAGTCGTTCGTCGGCTGGGGCATGGGGACGCTGCTCGACCGCTTCGGCTGGCACGCGTGGGGCTCGAGCATGATCGGCTTCGCCGCCCTGGGCGGGGTGCTCATGCTGTTCCTGTGGAACGCGCGGCCGAACCCGAAAGCCGCGGCGCACTAG
- a CDS encoding MFS transporter, protein MLKPYFQLPRAIHVLCLGTLVNRAGTFLVPFLTLYLTTQLGLGDAFATQAMGLYGLGGILAALTGGHLADRIGRRTVMLASLLGASAVLLVFGRLGSPAAILAAVLAVSFLGEMYRPAASAMIADLSPPEERPRAYALMYLTINLGMTVSPIVGGFIAGHSYQWLFWGDAATSTAYALILLLAVRETLPARAVRTAADGAVADVAAPAPDGPHPPLAAIARRVLGHGVFLVFCLATHFVSLAYMQSHTTLPLYMKGLGFGPQQYGMITAVNAALIVAFQLPFTGWIARFPREALLVCGALLTAVGFGLTGFATTLRALAGSVVVWTAGEMLQSAYLSAVVADLAPPDLRGTYMGMVTLAYASALMIGSPIGGLVLERYGAGALWTGSFAVALAGAACYTAIGPAIRRAHAAHAGGAPPTGR, encoded by the coding sequence ATGCTCAAGCCGTATTTCCAGCTTCCCCGCGCGATCCACGTGCTCTGCCTGGGCACGCTCGTCAATCGCGCCGGAACCTTCCTCGTTCCGTTCCTGACCCTTTACCTCACGACGCAACTCGGACTGGGCGACGCGTTCGCGACGCAGGCGATGGGGCTCTACGGACTGGGCGGCATCCTCGCGGCGCTGACGGGGGGCCACCTCGCCGACCGGATCGGCCGTCGCACCGTCATGCTGGCGAGCCTGCTCGGCGCCTCGGCGGTGCTGCTGGTGTTCGGCCGGCTCGGCTCGCCGGCGGCGATCCTGGCCGCGGTGCTCGCCGTCTCCTTCCTCGGCGAGATGTACCGGCCCGCCGCGTCGGCGATGATCGCCGACCTCAGCCCGCCCGAGGAGCGCCCGCGCGCGTACGCGCTCATGTACCTGACGATCAACCTCGGCATGACCGTCTCTCCCATCGTCGGCGGGTTCATCGCCGGACATTCGTACCAGTGGCTCTTCTGGGGCGACGCGGCGACGAGCACGGCGTACGCGCTGATCCTGCTGCTGGCGGTGCGCGAGACGCTGCCCGCTCGCGCGGTTCGCACGGCGGCCGATGGCGCCGTCGCGGACGTCGCCGCGCCCGCCCCCGACGGGCCCCACCCGCCGCTCGCCGCGATCGCGCGGCGGGTCCTCGGGCATGGCGTGTTCCTCGTCTTTTGCCTCGCGACGCACTTCGTGAGCCTCGCCTACATGCAGTCGCACACCACGCTGCCGCTCTACATGAAGGGGCTCGGGTTCGGCCCGCAGCAGTACGGAATGATCACGGCGGTCAACGCCGCGCTCATCGTCGCCTTCCAGCTTCCCTTCACCGGCTGGATCGCCCGCTTCCCGCGCGAAGCTCTGCTGGTGTGCGGCGCCCTGCTGACCGCGGTCGGATTCGGGCTCACGGGCTTCGCGACAACGCTCCGGGCGCTCGCGGGGAGCGTGGTCGTGTGGACCGCCGGCGAGATGCTGCAGTCCGCCTATCTCTCGGCCGTGGTCGCCGACCTCGCGCCACCCGATCTGCGAGGGACCTACATGGGCATGGTGACGCTGGCGTACGCGAGCGCGCTGATGATCGGCTCGCCGATCGGCGGCCTCGTACTCGAACGTTACGGCGCCGGTGCGCTGTGGACCGGCTCGTTCGCCGTGGCGCTCGCCGGCGCCGCCTGCTACACCGCGATCGGCCCCGCCATCCGCCGGGCGCACGCCGCGCACGCGGGAGGGGCGCCGCCGACCGGGCGCTGA
- a CDS encoding DUF4404 family protein, producing the protein MPDSPPNPAVDASRTNNGSEPEMTDSPVRELLTQLHSTLESGKPVSAADRELLRQLAADIQTALERTADGRRESLADRLRSAITRFEVSHPDLTATMARAARTLGDMGI; encoded by the coding sequence GTGCCGGACAGCCCCCCCAACCCCGCGGTGGATGCCTCCCGCACGAACAACGGTTCGGAGCCCGAGATGACCGACAGCCCGGTTCGAGAGCTGCTCACCCAGCTGCATTCGACCCTCGAAAGCGGAAAGCCCGTCTCCGCCGCGGACCGCGAGCTGCTTCGGCAGCTCGCCGCCGACATCCAGACGGCGCTCGAGCGCACGGCGGACGGCCGGCGTGAGTCGCTGGCGGACCGCCTGCGTTCCGCGATCACGCGCTTCGAGGTCTCGCATCCCGATCTGACCGCGACCATGGCGCGCGCCGCCAGGACGCTCGGCGACATGGGCATCTGA